In Nitrospiraceae bacterium, one genomic interval encodes:
- a CDS encoding glutaredoxin domain-containing protein produces the protein EDEIQKEVKAHKILIYGKGTKQMPMCGFTRETMQFFDKYGYPYEVIDVLTQPAKREALTKMTNWPTLPKVFIDGTFYGDTDVLDPMAAKGEIEPLLKKAFGK, from the coding sequence GAAGACGAAATCCAGAAGGAAGTCAAAGCTCACAAGATATTAATTTACGGCAAGGGCACCAAGCAGATGCCGATGTGCGGCTTCACACGCGAGACCATGCAGTTCTTTGATAAGTACGGGTACCCGTATGAAGTGATCGACGTCTTAACCCAGCCGGCCAAACGAGAAGCGCTCACGAAAATGACCAATTGGCCCACCCTGCCCAAAGTGTTCATAGACGGTACCTTCTACGGGGATACGGATGTTCTAGATCCCATGGCGGCCAAAGGTGAAATTGAGCCGCTGCTGAAGAAGGCGTTCGGGAAATAA
- a CDS encoding SDR family oxidoreductase, which produces MADRIALITGGAKGIGRGIALDLAAKQWKVAICYRTSAAEAEATAAEIGRRGGQPLAVQCDVSDPTAAHQLVKQVEQQWGHIDALINGAGPYHRVNLFDESVAGWNEMFAANLHPIFYLAQAAVPGMKTRKSGKIINFSMANADQMVAQPDVTAHYIAKAGVLILTRTLAKLLAPHGITVNAISPGFINSGSAPPEELAGMTKRIPAGYVGTIDDTVAAVRYLLSDEARYVNGANIQLSGAWGI; this is translated from the coding sequence ATGGCGGATCGTATCGCACTCATCACAGGAGGCGCCAAAGGCATCGGGCGAGGCATCGCGCTGGATCTTGCCGCTAAACAGTGGAAGGTCGCGATCTGCTATCGCACGAGTGCGGCGGAGGCCGAAGCCACAGCCGCCGAGATCGGACGACGGGGAGGTCAGCCGCTCGCTGTCCAGTGCGACGTATCGGACCCAACGGCGGCCCACCAGCTCGTGAAGCAGGTCGAACAGCAGTGGGGCCACATCGACGCATTGATTAATGGAGCGGGCCCGTATCATCGTGTGAACCTGTTTGACGAAAGCGTCGCAGGGTGGAACGAAATGTTCGCCGCCAATCTCCATCCGATTTTCTACCTGGCCCAGGCAGCAGTCCCAGGGATGAAAACTCGGAAATCTGGAAAGATCATCAACTTCAGCATGGCGAATGCGGACCAAATGGTGGCTCAGCCGGACGTGACCGCTCATTATATCGCCAAGGCGGGAGTACTGATTCTCACACGTACGCTGGCGAAGCTATTAGCTCCGCACGGCATCACGGTCAATGCCATTTCGCCTGGCTTTATCAATTCCGGCAGCGCACCACCCGAAGAACTGGCCGGCATGACCAAACGGATTCCGGCCGGGTATGTCGGCACGATCGATGACACAGTGGCAGCCGTGCGCTACCTCCTGTCGGACGAGGCCCGGTACGTCAACGGAGCAAACATTCAACTGAGCGGTGCATGGGGGATATGA
- a CDS encoding TIGR04282 family arsenosugar biosynthesis glycosyltransferase gives MTSNSSTQHSGLSTALVIFAKAPVPGQVKTRLCPPLTQDEAATLHGSFVLDTLERTKAVIAKERRSIDRYIACLPSASLVFFKILEERHGVCLLDQVGDDVGQRMHRAFVDLFGRGYRQVFIVGTDVPTLPFSIYQQAVSLIESHDLVLGPASDGGYYLIGLKRPMPELFTDVPWSTTNVLAATRRNASTLGLTVGVLKEWRDVDVADDLRALIQDCAQDMKRPKHERMFSARTAGTLQLLDQRLRSR, from the coding sequence GTGACGTCGAATTCCAGCACTCAGCACTCAGGGCTCAGCACTGCCTTAGTGATTTTCGCGAAGGCGCCGGTGCCAGGTCAGGTGAAGACCAGACTGTGCCCTCCGCTCACACAGGATGAAGCCGCCACGTTGCACGGCAGTTTTGTGCTCGACACCCTCGAACGAACGAAGGCGGTCATTGCCAAGGAGCGCCGGTCGATCGACCGCTACATCGCCTGCCTTCCCTCGGCATCTCTCGTATTCTTCAAAATTCTTGAAGAACGCCACGGCGTCTGTCTTTTAGATCAGGTGGGAGATGATGTAGGACAGCGCATGCATCGCGCATTTGTTGACTTGTTCGGCCGTGGCTATCGGCAGGTGTTCATCGTCGGGACGGATGTCCCCACTCTCCCATTTTCGATCTATCAACAGGCCGTTTCACTCATCGAGTCGCACGATCTGGTTCTTGGCCCGGCCAGCGACGGTGGTTATTACCTCATCGGCTTGAAACGCCCTATGCCGGAACTCTTTACCGATGTACCCTGGTCGACGACAAACGTTCTTGCGGCTACGCGCCGGAACGCCTCGACTCTTGGTCTTACCGTCGGTGTCCTGAAGGAGTGGCGCGACGTCGACGTTGCCGACGATCTCCGGGCGTTGATCCAGGATTGTGCGCAGGACATGAAGCGACCGAAACACGAACGGATGTTCTCGGCACGAACTGCTGGCACACTGCAGTTACTCGACCAACGCCTTCGATCGAGATGA
- a CDS encoding TIGR04283 family arsenosugar biosynthesis glycosyltransferase, with translation MTISVIIPTLNEERIIANTILRTADLGFDELIIVDGGSTDQTSAIVASLISGTQPSTLSTVRLLSAPHGRARQLNVGARASRGDIFIFLHADTQLPITAKQDIVAACTDNVTVGGRFDVQFDRPSMLAQIISTFMNWRSRWSGIATGDQAIFVKRGAFDQLGGFADIPLMEDIDFSRRLKRVGRIAMLRDRVVTSFRRWEAHGPIKTILLMWGLRFLYWTGVSPHQLQRFYIAVR, from the coding sequence ATGACGATTTCCGTCATCATTCCTACCCTCAACGAAGAACGAATCATCGCTAATACGATTTTGCGCACGGCCGACCTCGGCTTTGACGAACTCATTATCGTCGACGGAGGAAGTACCGATCAAACGAGTGCAATTGTCGCATCACTTATCTCCGGCACTCAGCCCTCAACACTGAGCACGGTTCGGCTGCTGTCGGCTCCGCATGGCCGCGCGCGCCAACTGAATGTGGGAGCGCGGGCCAGCCGGGGAGACATCTTTATATTTCTGCATGCCGATACCCAGCTTCCGATCACGGCGAAGCAGGACATTGTCGCAGCGTGCACGGACAACGTCACGGTTGGAGGACGATTCGATGTCCAATTTGATCGACCGTCCATGCTGGCACAGATCATCAGTACCTTCATGAACTGGCGATCTCGGTGGAGCGGCATCGCTACCGGCGATCAAGCCATTTTTGTGAAACGGGGAGCGTTCGATCAGCTTGGCGGCTTTGCCGACATCCCGTTGATGGAAGACATCGACTTCAGTCGACGATTGAAACGCGTGGGGAGAATAGCCATGTTAAGAGATCGCGTCGTGACGTCGTTTCGCCGGTGGGAGGCTCATGGTCCTATCAAGACCATCTTGTTGATGTGGGGACTTCGCTTCCTCTATTGGACCGGCGTCAGCCCCCATCAATTGCAGCGGTTCTATATTGCGGTGAGGTAG
- a CDS encoding 2'-deoxycytidine 5'-triphosphate deaminase has translation MSRATSQGILPYQQIKELIALGVVQADTPIEDRQIQPASLDLRLGAKAYRLLSSFLPERSEVGHRLGVMDAFQEDLVMYEINLLEGGILEKGHVYLVPLLERLALTKDLRARANPKSTTGRLDIFTRVITDLCASFDDIEAGYKGPLYLEIVPRSFAIRLKTGMCLNQVRFIAGQATVADSAIEKLHKSDCLLFRNTSTDEPVTPRDVRIDKGLFLRIDLQGSESDRDIVGYRAKRNSHIVDLSKICHHPALEFWEPIYRGRNDSLLLEPEEFYILASKERIRVPPGYAAEMVAYEAACGEVRTHYAGFFDPGFGYGARGEIKGTQVVLEVRPHDVPFLIHDGQTFFKVVYDRMLDIPSQLYGTGLGSSYQRQGLTLSKHFKA, from the coding sequence GTGAGCCGTGCCACGTCGCAGGGAATTCTTCCCTACCAGCAAATTAAAGAACTTATCGCCCTTGGTGTGGTTCAAGCCGATACCCCTATTGAAGACCGCCAAATCCAACCAGCCAGTCTCGATCTCAGACTTGGAGCTAAAGCATATCGCCTTCTCAGCAGTTTTCTTCCTGAGCGCTCTGAGGTTGGGCATAGGCTCGGTGTTATGGATGCATTTCAAGAAGATCTAGTGATGTATGAGATTAATCTCCTCGAAGGTGGAATTTTAGAGAAGGGGCATGTTTATCTGGTACCTCTCTTGGAGAGATTAGCTTTGACCAAGGACCTTCGGGCTAGAGCAAACCCAAAGAGTACAACAGGTCGTTTAGACATCTTCACTAGAGTGATCACCGATCTCTGCGCGAGTTTTGACGATATTGAAGCGGGCTATAAGGGCCCACTTTATTTGGAGATTGTCCCACGATCATTTGCGATAAGGCTAAAAACTGGAATGTGCCTTAACCAAGTCAGATTCATTGCTGGGCAAGCGACTGTTGCTGACTCAGCGATCGAGAAACTACATAAAAGTGATTGCCTACTCTTCCGCAACACCTCTACTGATGAACCGGTCACGCCACGCGATGTAAGAATTGACAAGGGCTTGTTTCTTCGAATTGACCTACAGGGCTCTGAGTCCGATCGAGATATTGTTGGATACAGGGCAAAAAGGAACAGCCACATCGTCGACCTCTCAAAGATTTGCCATCACCCTGCGCTGGAGTTCTGGGAACCTATATACAGAGGTAGAAATGATAGCCTTTTGCTAGAACCAGAGGAGTTTTACATCCTCGCATCGAAAGAACGAATACGTGTTCCGCCAGGCTATGCGGCTGAAATGGTCGCTTATGAAGCCGCCTGCGGTGAAGTGAGAACACACTATGCAGGATTCTTCGATCCAGGATTTGGTTACGGTGCAAGAGGCGAGATAAAAGGCACGCAGGTTGTACTGGAGGTCCGGCCGCACGATGTGCCATTTCTGATCCACGATGGACAAACCTTCTTCAAGGTTGTATACGACAGGATGCTCGACATTCCGAGCCAACTGTACGGCACTGGGCTCGGGTCGTCCTACCAGCGCCAGGGGTTGACCCTCAGCAAACATTTCAAGGCCTAG
- a CDS encoding KamA family radical SAM protein, with translation MEAWQKVLAESIVKPRDLAARVGMRVEEIEAVVGDYPMRITPTVMGTIKEKGDAIWKQVVPDMAEMADIDAEDDPLEEDLMSPVPHLVHRYPDRVLLMVTNQCPIYCRFCTRKRLVGKPGFLKKGELDRAIAYLREHTEVRDVILSGGDPLLLPDHLLERILRALRTIPHLELIRLGSRVPGTLPQRITAKLCEMVKKYHPIYMNLHFNHPDELTPEVKVACGMLADAGVPLGAQTVLLKGVNDDPEVMKRLVHQLLLARVKPYYLYQADLTKGTNHFRTTVETGLNIIKALQGHTSGMAVPHFVIDAPGGGGKVPLLPGDYLVHMDEDGVLLKNYENKPFHYPQPKNGSSRELPMVGAHPMWGACSNGDSGGFDKL, from the coding sequence ATGGAAGCCTGGCAAAAGGTTTTAGCGGAAAGCATCGTAAAACCCCGAGACCTGGCAGCCCGGGTCGGCATGAGAGTCGAGGAAATCGAAGCCGTTGTCGGCGACTACCCGATGCGGATTACACCCACCGTGATGGGGACGATCAAGGAAAAGGGTGACGCGATCTGGAAACAAGTTGTCCCGGACATGGCTGAGATGGCCGACATCGATGCGGAGGACGATCCTCTCGAAGAAGACCTGATGAGTCCGGTGCCGCACTTGGTCCACCGGTATCCTGATCGCGTGCTTCTCATGGTGACGAACCAATGCCCGATCTATTGCCGGTTCTGCACCAGAAAACGCCTCGTTGGGAAACCGGGATTCCTCAAGAAAGGCGAGCTCGATCGGGCGATTGCCTATCTGCGTGAACACACCGAAGTGCGGGACGTCATTCTCTCAGGCGGCGATCCGTTGCTCCTCCCGGACCATCTCCTGGAGCGAATCCTCAGAGCCCTTCGCACTATCCCCCACCTCGAGTTAATCCGTCTTGGCTCGCGCGTCCCTGGTACCCTGCCGCAACGTATCACGGCAAAGCTGTGCGAGATGGTCAAAAAGTACCATCCGATTTATATGAACCTGCATTTCAACCATCCGGACGAATTGACGCCGGAAGTGAAAGTGGCTTGCGGAATGTTGGCCGATGCCGGCGTTCCACTCGGCGCACAAACTGTGCTGCTCAAAGGCGTCAATGACGATCCGGAAGTCATGAAACGGCTGGTGCACCAGTTGTTATTGGCCCGTGTGAAACCGTACTATCTGTATCAAGCGGACTTGACCAAGGGGACCAACCACTTCAGAACGACAGTCGAGACGGGCTTGAACATCATCAAGGCCTTGCAGGGCCACACCAGCGGCATGGCGGTCCCACATTTCGTCATCGATGCACCAGGAGGCGGAGGCAAAGTCCCGCTGCTACCTGGCGATTACCTCGTCCATATGGATGAAGACGGAGTCCTCTTGAAGAATTACGAGAACAAACCGTTCCACTACCCGCAACCGAAGAACGGCTCGAGCCGGGAGCTGCCGATGGTCGGTGCCCATCCTATGTGGGGAGCGTGCAGCAACGGCGACAGCGGAGGGTTCGACAAACTGTGA
- a CDS encoding glutathione S-transferase N-terminal domain-containing protein produces MSSETQLTRYPSLITDHGFPMALKLYHVDWCPECELVREKLMELGVAYEDVMVPDVRAFRKQVHAVSGQYYVPVLQDESLVLTEIQDILAYLDDRYGKDGSGPDAVKKFAARSGGKPGSLGEEDQYPSCQR; encoded by the coding sequence GTGTCTTCTGAAACTCAGCTTACTCGGTACCCGTCACTCATCACGGACCACGGATTTCCAATGGCATTGAAGCTCTATCACGTTGACTGGTGTCCCGAGTGTGAACTGGTTCGTGAAAAACTGATGGAGCTGGGCGTCGCCTATGAGGACGTCATGGTCCCAGACGTTCGGGCGTTCCGCAAACAGGTCCATGCTGTTTCAGGACAGTACTACGTCCCTGTGTTGCAGGATGAGAGTCTCGTGCTCACGGAAATTCAGGACATTCTGGCGTACCTGGACGATCGGTACGGCAAAGATGGCTCGGGCCCCGACGCTGTTAAGAAATTCGCCGCTCGGTCCGGTGGAAAGCCTGGTTCATTGGGCGAAGAAGATCAATACCCGTCCTGCCAACGCTAG
- a CDS encoding GGDEF domain-containing protein — translation MGSTVATTPSSDQPQYDAKNLLNSQPVIITVIDPNTYKVVFQNHTSQVKFGDISNHTCHEKIAGCPTPCQFCKMPEAVESGEPTASEVPLPNDQYLLVQWAKVATTGGSTHVVETITDITSLKRQQVQTEILVKNLSETNRDLLHVNQQLRDQSTRDSLTGLYNHSHFQQTLVQWCAQALRSMRPISLLFIDLDDFKYINDTYGHANGDQVLREIGWLLDSQQGPGHGIARSSDFAARYGGDEFAMILPDTSMDGALSVAERLQHRMTTLTLLPELAKLANPPLSLTCSIGIATFPIHASVPSDLIVAADVAVYAAKNAGKNCVRMATPAAPPTPLVRS, via the coding sequence ATGGGCTCAACCGTGGCGACGACCCCGTCATCAGATCAGCCTCAGTATGACGCGAAGAACCTGCTGAACTCACAGCCGGTGATTATCACCGTCATCGATCCGAACACCTATAAGGTCGTCTTTCAGAACCACACCTCACAAGTCAAGTTTGGGGACATCTCGAACCATACCTGCCACGAAAAGATCGCTGGCTGTCCCACGCCGTGTCAGTTTTGTAAAATGCCGGAGGCCGTCGAGTCCGGCGAACCGACGGCAAGTGAAGTGCCGCTCCCGAACGACCAATATCTGCTCGTTCAATGGGCCAAAGTCGCTACAACTGGCGGAAGCACTCACGTCGTCGAAACGATCACCGATATCACATCGTTGAAGCGACAACAGGTCCAGACCGAGATTCTCGTCAAGAATCTGTCCGAAACCAACCGTGATCTGCTCCATGTCAATCAGCAACTGCGCGATCAATCAACGCGAGACAGCCTGACTGGTCTGTATAATCACTCACATTTCCAACAGACTCTGGTCCAGTGGTGTGCCCAAGCTCTCCGGTCGATGCGCCCGATTTCGCTACTCTTCATCGATCTCGACGATTTCAAATACATCAATGACACCTACGGCCATGCGAACGGTGATCAAGTCTTACGCGAGATCGGATGGCTGCTCGACAGCCAACAAGGACCGGGACACGGCATCGCCCGGTCTAGCGATTTCGCAGCACGCTACGGAGGAGACGAATTCGCGATGATCCTGCCGGACACATCCATGGACGGTGCACTCAGCGTGGCCGAACGACTTCAGCACCGGATGACGACGTTGACGCTGCTGCCAGAGCTGGCCAAGCTGGCGAATCCTCCGTTATCTCTGACCTGCAGCATTGGCATCGCCACGTTCCCGATCCACGCCTCCGTCCCCTCGGACCTGATCGTCGCCGCTGACGTCGCAGTGTATGCTGCCAAGAATGCCGGCAAGAACTGTGTCCGCATGGCGACACCCGCAGCCCCACCAACACCTCTTGTACGATCCTAA
- a CDS encoding phosphatidylglycerol lysyltransferase domain-containing protein codes for MDALATETAQAAVKSHAELPQIVPSSTCLRCDVCCRFPDPDSALRPYFTAEDIELAVAAGVGRSAFSDSHGSQVTLVPDQKHEGYQCPAFDSTTSHCTIYDRRPFDCRIYPLALMWNEAHDQVVLGWDTKCPFLRDQVPADIHRHAVQVMGYVNQPETVKMLEAHPRLIGRYQEDVVVLAALPHVTAAMSSQWGDARLHQLTIEDIPRLSSAIDESLAEKSGVPSLAAYAVPYHYMWNGLLAYWWTELHGTLCLFIQSPDGWFMPLPPLGSRSIEQPLTEAFALMQRWNGASPVSRIENVHQQLAPDLERWGYRLVTKEPDYVYRAIDLVTLAGDRYKSQRALCNRIEREHAVVMEPYRVGDRPDCRALFLDWSEQKHGEGLEEFGRMLLADAEPAHEVLWSHAPTLNLTGTVARIEGRIRAYTFGYWLNKATFCVLVEVADRAIPGLAQFLFRETCRSASAQGAEFINTMDDAGLVGLRASKQAYHPIANVLNVIATRA; via the coding sequence ATGGATGCGCTTGCCACCGAAACAGCCCAGGCTGCCGTGAAATCGCACGCCGAACTTCCCCAAATCGTACCCAGTAGCACCTGTCTTCGGTGCGACGTCTGTTGCCGGTTTCCTGACCCCGACAGTGCACTGCGCCCGTATTTCACCGCGGAGGACATTGAACTGGCGGTGGCGGCCGGCGTAGGTCGGTCGGCGTTTTCTGATTCCCATGGTTCCCAGGTGACCCTGGTTCCCGATCAAAAGCACGAGGGATATCAGTGTCCTGCGTTCGATTCGACAACCTCGCACTGTACGATTTATGACCGGCGCCCCTTCGATTGCCGGATCTATCCGTTGGCCCTGATGTGGAACGAGGCACATGACCAGGTCGTCTTGGGCTGGGATACCAAATGTCCGTTCTTGCGCGACCAAGTTCCTGCAGATATTCACCGCCATGCCGTTCAGGTGATGGGATACGTGAATCAACCGGAAACCGTGAAGATGTTGGAGGCACATCCTCGTCTCATCGGGCGATATCAAGAGGATGTCGTCGTACTGGCTGCTCTGCCACACGTGACTGCCGCGATGTCAAGTCAGTGGGGCGATGCCCGCCTGCATCAGCTCACTATAGAAGATATTCCACGGTTGTCTTCAGCGATAGACGAGTCACTCGCGGAGAAGAGTGGTGTCCCTTCACTCGCCGCCTATGCGGTGCCCTACCACTACATGTGGAACGGGCTCTTGGCCTATTGGTGGACTGAATTGCACGGAACCCTCTGCCTATTTATCCAGTCGCCGGATGGCTGGTTCATGCCGCTCCCTCCTCTCGGAAGCCGTTCCATCGAGCAGCCTCTGACCGAGGCGTTCGCACTGATGCAACGCTGGAACGGTGCGTCGCCGGTCAGTCGAATCGAAAACGTGCACCAACAACTTGCGCCGGATCTGGAGCGATGGGGGTATCGACTGGTGACGAAAGAACCGGACTATGTGTACCGTGCGATCGACCTCGTGACTCTAGCGGGTGACCGGTACAAGTCTCAGCGGGCGCTCTGCAATCGGATTGAACGAGAGCATGCCGTCGTCATGGAACCCTATCGGGTCGGCGATCGTCCGGACTGTCGCGCGCTCTTTCTGGATTGGTCGGAGCAGAAACATGGTGAAGGACTCGAGGAATTCGGCCGCATGTTGCTCGCCGACGCGGAACCGGCTCACGAAGTGCTCTGGTCGCATGCGCCGACTCTCAATCTGACAGGAACGGTTGCACGGATCGAGGGACGGATTCGCGCCTATACGTTCGGTTACTGGTTGAACAAAGCGACGTTCTGTGTGCTCGTTGAAGTGGCGGATCGTGCGATTCCAGGCCTTGCGCAGTTTCTGTTTCGGGAAACGTGCCGATCTGCGTCGGCTCAGGGTGCCGAGTTCATCAACACGATGGATGATGCGGGGCTGGTCGGATTGCGCGCATCCAAACAAGCCTATCACCCTATCGCAAACGTTCTGAATGTGATCGCCACTCGAGCATGA